ATTACTTTGGGCCATTTCCTTTTTGAGGAGAAAACACAAAAGTTCAATGTAATAGACGGCCAGCAACGCTTAACAACCATTGTCATTTTCTTATCGGTCCTGTTTGCCCAGCTGAAATCAATAAGAGATTTATCGGAGGAAGAAGAAATATGCTATGAAGATATGGTGAAGAGGCGAAGCGCAATACGCTTTTGGACTGTTGACTACGATAATCAATTGTTCATTGACTATGTAATAGACCAAAGCAAGTCTGAACATAATGGCCTTGAAACGGAATCGTCACGACGAATCGTCAGCGCATTCGACTTTTTCAAAAATCATCTTTCTGATAAACCAGAAGAGTATCTAACAAAAATGCTGTTGATTGTTGCTGGGGCAGCTTGTACCACGCACCCGGTTCAAAATGAATCGGAGGCGATACAGATGTTTATCTTTCAAAATAGTCGCGGAAAACGACCGTCAAATCTTGAAATAGTGAAAGCCCAATTCATGCATCATGCTCACCTGCATGGGGGCGCCAAAGATGAAGTTGATTCGTTAATTGGTGAAATCAAAGGGCGTTTTGAAAAAATCTACAAATCAATTTCTTCAATCGAATACAGAATTAATGAAGATGATGTTTTGCTATACACCTTGCGGGTTCACTTTAACTCGCTCTGGGAAACAAACTCTTTAGACAAAATCAACAAGATGTTGGCCGATGGAAATCCACTTGATTTCATCAAGTCGTTCTCGAGGTCGCTCTCGACAAGTTTTGAACATCTGTCACAGTTTTTTGGCAAGCATGAGAGAGAAAACTTTGCGATTCATTCTCTAATATCACTAGGCGGGATAGCTGTTGCGCTTCCATTTGTCATTAAGGCATACAGATATGGCTTGTCTCTTGATCAAATTGGCAAACTTTGCTGGTCTTTGGAATCTTTAGTGCTTCGGCATCGTTTAATCGGGACAAGGGCAAATATTATTTCAAGAATCAACGATGTATTCGAGAAATTCACCGAAAGCAACAAAGACATTTCCCCAGTAATTGACCATATTGAATGGATGAAGACGACAGATGATTGGTGGTGGGCCTACTGGAACAATGACAGGTTGAAAGAATCCATCCAAGGAGGAATCAATCATTCAACCGCAAAATACCTTCTCTGGAAATATGAGGTTCATTTAGAGCAGCAGGGTAAAGCCGGTTATTCACCAATCCGGTTTGATAATATCATCAGTCCTGAGCTGGAACATATCGCCCCCACGACGGAACCTGAAAGTAAGCCCCATGGCTATGATGATTATGACGATGAGTTCAGGAACCAATATCTAAACACTCTTGGCAACTACCTGTTGTTATCAAAGTCGCATAATTGCGCGGTTGGCAATATTCTGCTTTCCCAAAAATTAGCCACATATACCCATAATGAACAGCAGAGAGAGGTGAGGAGCCTTGTTCCTAAAAACGGAATATGGAGCAAAGAAATAATACAACAACGGAAAAATAAGATCATTGGTGTAATCATGATCATTTGCTAAGAATAGCATAACAAAACGCTGCACTGGACGGGCTATTCCGCTGCGCTCCATAGCCGCCAGTGAGCTTGGTCGTTAGCTTTCAGAACGAGAAATATGGTGCAGAATTCAATATTTGTCGTAAATAAAGAGCCATACTGTATTTGGGAAATTGATATGGCCGAAAGAAACGGTGAGTTTCTTGATGGAATCGACGTAAATTACTTTGATTATTTGCTTAATGTATACCTTGATTCTGAGGACGAAAAAAGAGCGGCTATTGCACTCAGGGCCACTCTGCATCATGCAATGGAAACTATGTTTTTATTGTTAGGCGCATACATTCAGGCGCCAGACTGTGCATATGCATGGATAGCCAAATGCTCAAACAACGACTTACGGCAGTTAGTGAAAAATATTAGTGGCTATCACAATACGCTGTTTACAAAGCTTAATGTTAAACAAGTGTCATGGGAGTCTATTTCAAAATTAGTATTCCAATGCTACAAGCCCGATAGTGATAGAAACACACAAACAACAAAGTTATTTGCCTCACTATGGCAAAGATTAGCTCATGATTTAATTGATGCGAATCATGTTGACGAATATAACAGTATCAAACATGG
This sequence is a window from Nitrosococcus oceani ATCC 19707. Protein-coding genes within it:
- a CDS encoding DUF262 domain-containing protein; translation: MGHFLFEEKTQKFNVIDGQQRLTTIVIFLSVLFAQLKSIRDLSEEEEICYEDMVKRRSAIRFWTVDYDNQLFIDYVIDQSKSEHNGLETESSRRIVSAFDFFKNHLSDKPEEYLTKMLLIVAGAACTTHPVQNESEAIQMFIFQNSRGKRPSNLEIVKAQFMHHAHLHGGAKDEVDSLIGEIKGRFEKIYKSISSIEYRINEDDVLLYTLRVHFNSLWETNSLDKINKMLADGNPLDFIKSFSRSLSTSFEHLSQFFGKHERENFAIHSLISLGGIAVALPFVIKAYRYGLSLDQIGKLCWSLESLVLRHRLIGTRANIISRINDVFEKFTESNKDISPVIDHIEWMKTTDDWWWAYWNNDRLKESIQGGINHSTAKYLLWKYEVHLEQQGKAGYSPIRFDNIISPELEHIAPTTEPESKPHGYDDYDDEFRNQYLNTLGNYLLLSKSHNCAVGNILLSQKLATYTHNEQQREVRSLVPKNGIWSKEIIQQRKNKIIGVIMIIC